Part of the Eubacterium sp. 1001713B170207_170306_E7 genome, CATCAGTCTCAGCCGCTCCCGCGATTTTATCCCGGCGTTCTGCTGCGGTTCCCATGACAGCTACGGCCTTAAGCTCAGGGGCAAAGCGCGCGATCTCGCTTTCCCAGTTTAAAACCAGTGACGAGGGGCAGATAACCAGCGAAGTGGTCTGAGCGCCGCTTTCCTTCTGAGACAACAGCAGGGAAATTACTTCCAGGGTCTTGCCAAGCCCCATATCGTCTGCCAAAATACCACCAAACCCATACGCGCCGATGGTTTTAAGCCATCTGAAGCCTGTTTTCTGATAATTACGCAAAACAGGTTTCAGAGAGGCCGGAACCTCAAAGTCAGAATCTGATACATCCTTGACATCACGGACAATCTGTTTAAAAACGGTATCCCGATTGTACTTAATCCCCTCACTCTGTTTAAACAGGGCATCCAGATAAAGCGCTCGGAACTTCGGAACCGATACAGCACCCTGCTCGATTTCCTCCGCATTCAGGTTCAGGACATCTGCCAGCTCTGAGAACTCACCCAGCGCGTTATCCTGAATATTGATAAAGCTGCCGTCCCGAAGCCGGTGGTATTTTTTAGCCTGCCGGTAAGAATTCAGCACTTCGGTTAACTCCTGTATATCCAGACCCTCCAGGTCGAATTCCAGGTCGAGCAGATCACCGCTTACCCGTATACCCACGCGAACGGAAGCGGGCGGCTTAATCTTAAAACCCTTGAACTGATCCGTCGCAAAAATTTCTGCCTTTGAAGCAATAGCTTCAAGCCCCTCGCTGAAAAGATCAAAAATTTTATCCTCATCGCCGTCAATATAGGCAAAGTTTCCAACGGCGTCGTAGCTGTCAAGATATTTTTTAATGAGCCGCTCCACTTGATACTCGCCGCGAAGATCCTGGCTTTTAATCATATCCTTTGGTTTAAACGCTTCATGCTCCTCATCGTCATAGCTGAAAAATACCTTCCCCATGACAAAATCCTCCTGCGGTGCGTCGAAATAAATTTTTGTCACCAGCGGTTTGGGTTCAAAGGCACTCATGTCACAGTCTGTAATAAAAGAAAAGTATTTTTCGAGATTGGATAAAACCGTATTATAAAAGCCCTTCATATCCTCTTTCATGACGATCATGGTCAGCTTATTTCGAATGATGGCCTTCAGAAAATCCCGCGTGTTGCGGCTATAGGCAGGATCACAGTAATAGAGCTTTCCATTTTCACAGATATAAAGCCGCTCCTGCCCCTCAAGCACAAGCGCCTCGTCGTTCAGAAGATCAATGGCATAGGATTTGCCCATATCTGAAATCTGAATACTGATATGCGCGTTGGCATGAACAACAGAAGCGGACAGAGCAGAGCCTTCAATATCAATGGGAATTTCCGGATCCTTATTCCAGATTTCCATATAGGCGTCCAGCATTGGAGCGTTAAGATACATATATTTCACATTGTCATTAAAGCTTTTTTTGTAGACCGCCAGGGCCCGGTTATTGCTTTCGTTATAAAAGCTTTTTAAAAAACGAAGGTATTTTCGGCTTCGTTCATCAAAGTTTTCCTCAAAATGGCGTAACACCAGCGCCTTGCCATACCGGATTTCCTCTCCGTTTTCAAAAGCTGCCATGAAAGCGCTCAGATCCTTCACCACATAAAGCCGTTCTTCACCAATCTTAAATGCCAACTTAGCTGAGGAACCATACCAGTAGCTGTCGGTGATCATCAGTGTAGGCTCAAGGTGCACATTTTGGCCGTTTCCGCCTTCCAGAGCTGCATTTTTTGACTTTTCCGCATAACGGTCCATCAGCCTGAGCACAGCCGAATCCGTCATTTGCTGTATCTGTGGCACCTCCTCCCTGCTGTTCGACTTCCATCTGAAGGTCTCTCTAACCTGTTTTTTTGATTTTTCATGGCTCATCTCCTGAGGATACAATAATTCATCCATATCCTCGTGCGTGATTTCACCGGAAAATATCTTTTTTTCTTTCGGTTTTTTCAGTATCTCATCGTCCATGGAGAGAACCTCCTTACTTATGGTTGAAATAAAAAATGGCCAGCTGGGTTCTGTCGCGAAGCTCCAGCTTGTCTAAAATGTTACTGATATAGTTGCGGACAGTGCCTTCACTCAGAAAAAGGGTTTCCGAGATTTCGCGGTTGCTCAGCCCCTGAGCTACCCCTTCGATAATTTCCAAGTCACGCTCGCTGATACCGTATGCGGAAAAATCCACGGCTGTCTCTCCGCCAAGCAGCATTGGTATTTTCGTCACAATCTCATCGCCAAACACACTCTGCCCGCTGTAAACAGCCTTTAAAGCCGGCACAATGCTCTCAAAAGCCTGTTTGAGCAGATAACCCTTTGCGCCTATTTTAAGTGCTTTGATAATATATTCATCATCTAAAAAGGTAGTGAGGTACAGGACGCGGGCGCCCCGATCCTTCGCAAGGATCTGCTCACCCGCCTCAAGCCCTGTCATACCGTCCATCCGTATATCCATAAGCAGAATGTCAGGATTATGCTCATCATACAGGACGATCGCCTCTGCGCCGCTATTTCCCAGCGCTACCACCTCTATCTCAGGGTCTGCCTCCAAAATTGTTTTAAGGGACGCTGAGACCAGACGGTCATCATCAATGACGATTACTTTCATGGGGTTCCTCCTTTGGAATCGAAATAAAAATGTGGAAGCCGTGCTCTCTCTGAATGTTCAGATTGCCTTTTAAGGCCTCTACACGGTCTGCAATATTCTGCAGCCCGATCCCGCTGTGGCCTCCAGCCGCAGTGCTGCCGTTATCCTCGATGATAAGCTGGTACAGCGCCGGATGCTCACGCAGAGAAATCTTTACCTGGCTGGCATCCGAGTGGCGCATTACGTTTGAAAGCGCCTCCTTTACGATTGTAATAAAGGCGTAGCGCTGTTCCTTTGTGGGGTTTCCCTCAATTCCATAATCGAGCGCTACCTCGCAAAAATCAAAATCATCGATCAGGGAACAGATTTGTGTCTCACAGTCAATGGACTCATCATGCAGGTTATGTACTGAATCACGAATGCTGTCCATGGCCTGGGAAAGCGTATTCTTGATCTCAACCAGGTTTTCCTGAAGCGGCTCCCCGGGGTGAACTGCCATGAGTGCGCCGACCTGTAAAATCGAACGGGACAAGAGGTGTCCCACGTTGTCATGTATTTCACGGGCGATACGGTTACGCTCGTTTAAGATTGCCAGGTTAATCTCGTAATCTTGTTTTTCCATCAGGTCTTTATTTTTACTCTCCAGCAGCATAGCATTTTCACGCGTTGTGTCACGAAGCGTACGGTACTCTCCGTTCAGCCGGTTGACCAGCTCCTCGTTTCTGCGCAGCAGGCCAGACAACCCAAAAAGAATAATCAGTATCAGCCCAATATTAAAGGGCAGACTTTTAAGATTAAATACAAGGGCCGTACCCGCCAGAAAAAACAACCCAATGCCGCTTTTGCTGAAAGCGTCATAGTATACAAGCGGATAGTAAAAGAAAAAATCAGTAAAATAAAAGGAAGCAATGGTAAATACGCCGATGGCCGCGATTTTAAAATAGCGGTTTGAAAAATAATAGTTCAGTGCCGAAACAGTCACCGCAGCCAGAAAAGCAATAACTGAAAAGATAGTAATCCTGCCAAGGGCAACCAGTGCGCAGGAACAAACCAGCAGTGTAACACGGTTAAACAGGCTGTTCATAAACTTCCTCCTTTATAAAATTCTTAATACTTTACTATACCACTCTTTTAGTTTTTACACAAACTTATTTTCTTAATTACATTTGTCATACAATTTATTGATGTAAGGCACTACCGGAACCCCCAGCGGCAGCGTAAAATAAAAGCATCACATACAGGAGGCACCATCATGGTTATCAATGTTCAAAATTTAGTTAAACGTTACGGTGAGCTCGTCGCCGTCGATCATCTCAATCTTCAGGTGAGAGAGGGCGAAATTTTCGGTTTGCTCGGACCAAACGGATCTGGAAAGTCCACCACCATAAATTGCATTCTATCCCTGCTCAAATATGATAAAGGTACCATCGAGGTTTTTGGAAAGCCCATGACGCCAACCTCTTATGCCCTTAAGCGGGACATCGGGATTGTCATGCAGAATGTCGCAGTTTTTAATGAGCTGACTGTTTACGAAAATATTAACTATTTTTGTGGTCTCTACATTAAGGATAAGGAGGAACGCCGCCCTTTGGTTGAGGAGGCTATCCGTTTTGTCGGCCTTGAAGACTTTAAACGGTTTTCACCTAAAAAACTCAGTGGCGGCTTACTCAGGCGCTTGAATATTGCCTGCGGCATTGCACATAAGCCCAAGCTCATCATTCTTGACGAACCGACAGTCGCCGTGGACCCCCAGAGCCGAAACGCTATCCTGGAGGGAATTCAAAGACTCAACGCCGCCGGTGCGACCATTGTCTACACCTCTCACTATATGGAGGAGGTGGAACAAATCTGTACCCGCATTGCCATTATGGATAAAGGAAAAACACTGGCAATGGGCACAAAAGAAGAGCTGAAAGCCATGATCCGTTCAGCTGAAACTGTACATGTTGAAATTTTCGACCTTTCGGATGTTCATCTCCGTGCCATTGAAGCGCAGGACTCTGTCTCAAAGATCAATTATCAAAATAATTTTCTGGAAATCCATTACTCTGGTGGAAAAAATAATCTGATGCAGCTTCTGAATTATCTGCAAAAGAACGGTATCAGCTTTGGCCGTGTCACCTCTGAGGAACCCACACTCAACGACGTTTTCCTCGAAATCACAGGCAAAGAGCTGAGAGACTAGGAGGCCCTTCATGTTTTCTTTTTTGTATACCAACCGCATAAAATGTCTTTTGCGGGACAAGGCCCTGGTCTTCTGGACCCTTCTTTTTCCAATGATACTGGCAACCTTGTTCCATTTTGGTTTCAGCAATATTTTTTCAGACCATAATTTCAAGGCGATCCCCGTTGCCGTGATCGACAACGCGGACTATCAGAACAGTGAGAGCTTCCAAGAAACCCTGGAAGCGATCTCCGAAGATGAGGACCCTGTTTTTAAAGTCTCGCTGACCACTGACACCGAAAAAGCCATGGAATGGCTCTCTGATGGTACGGTTTCCGGTATCATTGCCATGAGTGATGACAAACCTGACCTGACCGTTACCGAATCCGGCATCAATCAAACCATCATTAAAAATGTGCTGGACCAGTATATCCGAATCTACCATACTGTTGCCGATGTCGCGCAGACAAATCCTCAGGCCTTCGCCCAAGGGTTTATGGATGAAATCAGCAGTACCAAAGACTTCACTGCTGCCGGCTCTCTGACTGATAAAAGTCTGAACACGCTGCTCATCAGTTATTACGCACTTCTGGCAATGGCCTGCTTTTACGGCGCATTTCTGGGCCTTCAGGACATGGTTGACATCCAGGCCAATTTATCGGATAAGGCTGCCCGCATAGCAATGGCGCCGACACATAAGCTGAAACTGCTGGGCATCAACTTCTGCGCGACGCTGACCATTCATTTTATTGAAATGCTCATTCTCATCGCTTATATGGTCTTTGCGCTGGGGGTTGAGCTGGGAAATCATATCCCTGAGATTCTGCTGATCAGCTTAGTCGGCTCAATCTGCGGCATTACCTTCGGCACCATGGTTGGCGTTCTAGTAAAAGGCGGCGAAGGCCTCAAAACCGGTATTCTTGTGGCGGTTGCCATGCTTATGTCCTTTCTGTCAGGCATGATGTCCCCCGACATCAAGTACAGTATCCGTTTAAGCGCACCCTGGGCTGAGGTTATCAATCCGGTCGCTCAGATTACCGATGCTTTTTACAGCATCTATTATTACGACGGCGGTCCAAAATTTTACGCCTGTATCACTATTCTGTGCGTGTTTGCCCTGATCTTTTCCGCCATCACCTATTTTATTACCCGGAGGCAGCAATATGCAAGTCTTTAAAACATACTTTAAAATCATTAAAAGCAACCTGATGCAAATGATGATCTACATCGTTATTTTTATCGGCCTGGCTGTCTTATTCTCAATGATGACACAGACGAACGACAGCACAAGCTTCACACCCAGAAAACCAGTGATTGCCGTTGTCAATCACGATGAAGACAGCGACCTGGTCCGCGGTTTTACCGATTATCTTAACCAAAATGCCGATATTGTCCCATTGAAGGATGATCCGTCAACGCTCAAGGACGCTCTTTTTTTCAGAGAGGTCGTCTATATCGCAACCATTCCCGAAGGCTTTACCCAAGGCTTTATGGCGGGCAATAATCCGGAAATTATCGAAAACACTGTCCCGGACAGCGATTTTCAGTATCAAATGGGCCAGCTGGTCAATCAGTATTTTAATACTGCTCAGCTCTACCTAAAAGGGATTCCAGATATCAGCCAGGCTGAGCTCTCGAAAAAGACAGCCGCCAGCATGGATGACCAAACAACAGTTACTCTGGATCAGGTTTCTATCGAAGAAGGTGTTCCGAGCTATTCTTACTACTTTAATTATCTGACCTATGCCCTGCTGGCCGTTTTAATTCTTGGTATTTCCTCTATTATGATGGTTTTTAATAATCAGGATATCAAACGCCGGAACAGCTGTGCGCCCATGCGCCTTAAAAGTTTCAACGCGCAGCTGGCCATTGCCAGCACTGTATTCAGTGTTATCGTCTGGGTATGTATGCTGGTGGTCGCCTTTGCGCTTTACGACATCACCCCTGAAAATCTGCCCCTGGTTCTGCTTTGCAGTGTTAATGCTCTCCTCATGACCTTTACGGCTCTCGGCATTGCTTTTCTGACAGGGCAGTTCATCAAAAACTACAATATTCAGAGCGCAGTGGCCAACGTCGTCTCATTGGGACTCTGCTTTCTGAGCGGGGTTTTTGTCCCACAATACCTTTTAGGCGACTCGGTTAAAGCCATTGCCAGCTTTACCCCGACCTACTGGTATATTAAAGCGAATGATACCATTATCGGCCTGAAGAGCTTCAGTATGGAGTCTCTTTCTCCTGTTCTCGCCGATATGATGATCCTGGTAGGCTTTATCGTTGCAATTTTTGCCGTAGGCCTGATGGTCAGCCGATACCGACAGCTCAGCAGAAATTAAAAAAAGGCGCCGGCTTTTGCTCCGGCGCCTCTTTCTATTTTACCAGCCTCTGTTATAGGGCTTAAAACAGTCCTCACAGACAATTTTTCCTTCCTGTAAATGCATCTTATGTTCTGGCGCGCCTTCACCGCAGAGTTCACAAAAAACCGTAGTGAAAATCCGGGCCTTTTCGGGAAGCTCAAATTTAGGCATCGAATAATCAAACAGCTCATCAAGCGGGGCATTTAAAAGATATTCCTGATATTCGGACTTACTCATCGTCCCTTTTTTCCGGGATTTTAGATAAATACGAACCTTCTCTCCGGTGGCACGGTTAAAAAACGAAAAGGCCTGCTTTCCAGTATCTCTGTACAAAAGATTTCCCTTTCCAAAGGTACAGCCCAGCAGCGCCTGCACCGCATCCACACTGCAGGAGTCATTTTCCGCAACGCATACGATTTCTTCATCCTCTGACGAGCCAATGTGCAGCATTTCTTTTGCCGCGTCCGTGACGCGCACGCCAATGGCCAGCCCTGGGCACTCATGCCCATGGAATTCAACCGCCTTTATCCATAATGCATCATTCATAGTGATCACATCCTTTTTTGTAATGATTATACTATATTTTTCGGAAAAGTCTATTAAAAACTGCAAAGCCTTTATTTTTAATGTATTTGAATAAAATAGATATCCACTCCTGCCTATTCCCCAAAATAGTTCTGGATCGCTTTCATGCGCGCTACCTGGTCCACCTTAAAAGGACAACGGTTATTACAGTGCCCACAGGCGATACAATCGGATGCCTTTTTTTCTAAATTAAAGTAATGGCTTTCTGCTAAGCTGTCACCTGCCCGGGACAGATCGTAATATTTATTGATCAAGGCTACGTCCAGCCCTTCGTGGCAGGGCTGACAATGATTGCAGTACACACAGACGCCCTCGGCATCCTGTGGCGCAAAGCTGCCGAGGATTGAATAGTCCTTTTCTTCCGGAGTGGCCTTCAAAAAACCAAGAATACGCCGCATATCGCTGCTGTTTCGTACCCCGGGAAGCACGGTCAGAACGCCCGGTGTATCCAGCGCATACTGAATACACTGGTATTCTGATAAAGCCCGCTTGAAGGGCGACAGCGAAGCGTCCAGCAGGCGGCCGCCTGAAAAAGCCTTCATCACTGATATACCAACCCCCTCCGCTTCACAGCGCTGGTACAGGGCAATACGTTCATCCACACTTCCAATGGCATAGGCGCCGTGACGATAGTCATAACCAGGGTTAATGCTGAACATAAGCATATCAATGAGCCTGGAATCAAGCATTTTGTGGGCGATTTCCGGCGTGTGTGAGGACAACCCGATATGACGGACCACTCCAGCCTTTTTTAGCGCCTGAATCTGTTCAAGAACCCCGCCGGTAATGATACGCTCCAAATCCGCAGCTTCATCAATGCAGTGAATAAAGCCAAAGTCTATATAATCGGTTTTCAGGGCTTTGAGCTGCCATTCTACCGAGCGTTTGATGGCATCCGGGTCCAGCGTCCACCCGTATTTTCCGGTTTGATAATCTGCTCCAAAATGAATCTGTAAGTAAACTTGCTCCCGCACGCCTTCCATAACGCGCCCAAAAGCAGCAAAAGGTTCGGCATCCGCCGAGGCCATATCAAAAAAGTTGACGCCGTTTTCCAAGGCCAGAGCTGCGGTCGACGCAGCTTCCTTATCCCCTGCCTGGCCGATGCTGCTTGTTCCGATACCTATAATACTGATTTTCTCTGTGCCTCTCGGCAATTTACGATACTCCATTCTTTCCTCCTCTAAATGTCAGTAGCCTAACCAATAGGACCGCTAAACACATATGTTTCGTTTATTTCTTCAATGAGCATGGCACGGAGCAGACTTGGCGTTTTGTAGCTACGCTTTCCACTGCCTATCCCTGTTTTCAAAATTCTAAAGCGCTTTGGAAGTCTCTCGTTTGTCTTTATGGCGGCAGCGATGGCAGCTCCCGTAGGTGTAATAAGCTCGCCTTCACGCTGTTCTGTGATATGAAGTGGCAAACCGTACATTTCTGCTATACATGTGACTGCCGGAACCGGAACAGGCAGTACCCCATGCTGACAACGAATACTGCCCCTGCCTTCGTACACCACTGGAATGACCACCTCATCGATCCCCAAATCCTCCATGCAGACAGAGGCTGCTACAATGTCTGCAATGGAGTCCAGCGCTCCAACTTCGTGAAAATGAACCGCCTCCAGTGTGGTCCCATGTGCCTCCGCCTCAGCCTCTCCGAGAATAGTGAAAATCCTCAGAGCTGTCGCCGCTGCCTTTTCAGACATCTCTGTCTGCGCAAGAATAGCTCGAATTTCCTTCATTCCCCGGTGGCTGTGATCATGATGAAAATGCGCGCCATGGGCTTCCTCTGATTGGTGCTGGTCTTGTTCCTTGTTATCCTCACCATAGAGGTAATCCATGTCGTGGTCGTGATTTTCGTGTTGTTTGTCTAAAATCACCTCGAAATCGCAAATGTCCAGTCCTGCCTTTCTGACCTGGTCAATCTTAATTTGAAAGCCCTCTGCGGGGATTGTATCCAGTACGCTTAAAAGCCGCTCTCTGTCTGCCCCAAGGTCTAACAGCGCGGCTGTAAACATATCGCCGCTGATTCCTGAATAACATTCCAAATAAAGTGTTCGCATTTTACTTTACTCCCATCCGATTAATCTGTGTGGCAATATACCCGGCACCGTAACCATTGTCGATATTAACCACGGAAATGCCGTTGGCGCAGGAATTGATCATGGTCAAAAGGGCAGATAATCCATTCATGCTGGCGCCATAGCCTACAGAGGTTGGCACTGCAATCACCGGCTTATCCACTAAACCACCGAGGACGCTGGCCAGAGCTCCCTCCATGCCTGCAACCGTCACAATACAGTTTGCAGCCTGAATCCGTTCCAGCTTCGACAGCAAACGATGAATGCCGCTGACGCCAATGTCATAGATTCGATCCACTGTGCTGCCAAAGTATTCCGCGGTCTGTGCCGCTTCCTCAGCCACTGGAATGTCCGCGGTTCCCGCACTGCATATCGCAATTTTTCCAATACGTTTTTTATCTGCTTTTTCAATTTTTAAGATATGGGAGATCGGGTCATATTGAACCTCGGGCAGTTCGCTCCTGAGCATCTCATACTGTTCCTCCGAAGCACGTGTTCCCAGAACCTCGCCCTCCTGTTCAAACAGTTTCTTAAAAATATTTAACAAATGCTTATTCGCCTTTCCGCTGCAGTAAATCACCTCCGGAAAGCCGGTCCGTATGCCACGGTGCATATCCAATTCTGCATATCCAAGATCCTCGACGGGAGCTTTGCGGAAAATTCTCTCTGCCTCCTCAATGGAAACACTTCCTTCTTTTACCTGCTTAAGTACTTCTCTGGTATCCATTTTTACCTGACCTTCCTCTTGACTTTTATGCTTCAATTATCGGTAAATCAAACGATTTTAACCTTGAACATCCATATTTTAACGCGGGAACAGGTTTATGTCTAATGCTTATATTGGATAAAACAAAATGCCTGCCAGGCATTATTAAGCACAGCCCTTTTCCCCAGCGCAATTAAAAAACCGCATTCTGTCCAAGAATGCGGTCAGTTTCTTTTCAAATGTTTTTAGTTCTGCTCCTGTTTCAGCATGGCCTCCATGGTACGCCAGGCCAGAACTGCGCATTTAACACGCGCAGGCATATGCGAAATATCTTCCAGCACAGAGGCTTCCTCAAGCTGCTCCAGTTCATCCGCTGTTATGCCTTCCTTAATCATGCGGAGAAAGAGATCTGCCAGCCTTAAGGCTTCGTCTTTAGTCTTTCCAATGACAAGATCGAGCATCATATCTGCGGAGGCCTGAGAGATCGCGCAGCCGTCACCCTGAAAGGCGCCCTCGGTTATCCGGCCATCTTTAATGCAGAGCTGAATCCAGAGATCGTCTCCGCAGCTGGGATTGATCCCTTCCATTACAAGATCGGCGTTTTCAAGTGCGCTCCGGTGGAAAGGGTGCAGATTATGCTCTGTCAGCACCTCATTATAAAAAGTTTTATTCGCCATAGCCCATTTTCCTCCTTATTTGTCCAAGGCTTTTTGTAAACTGATGGATCTCCGCCTCTGTATTATAAAACGCAATGCTGGCGCGTGTCGCTGAGGGAATGCTTAAATACTGTAAAAGCGGCTGAGCGCAGTGGTGTCCTGCTCTGACGGCAATGTGATCCGCATCCAAAACAGCCGCGACATCATGCGGGTGTACCCCTTCCAGTGTAAAAGTGAGGATACCGTGGTGTTCTCCGGGATGCTCTGAGCCCAGGATCGTGATCC contains:
- a CDS encoding DEAD/DEAH box helicase, producing the protein MDDEILKKPKEKKIFSGEITHEDMDELLYPQEMSHEKSKKQVRETFRWKSNSREEVPQIQQMTDSAVLRLMDRYAEKSKNAALEGGNGQNVHLEPTLMITDSYWYGSSAKLAFKIGEERLYVVKDLSAFMAAFENGEEIRYGKALVLRHFEENFDERSRKYLRFLKSFYNESNNRALAVYKKSFNDNVKYMYLNAPMLDAYMEIWNKDPEIPIDIEGSALSASVVHANAHISIQISDMGKSYAIDLLNDEALVLEGQERLYICENGKLYYCDPAYSRNTRDFLKAIIRNKLTMIVMKEDMKGFYNTVLSNLEKYFSFITDCDMSAFEPKPLVTKIYFDAPQEDFVMGKVFFSYDDEEHEAFKPKDMIKSQDLRGEYQVERLIKKYLDSYDAVGNFAYIDGDEDKIFDLFSEGLEAIASKAEIFATDQFKGFKIKPPASVRVGIRVSGDLLDLEFDLEGLDIQELTEVLNSYRQAKKYHRLRDGSFINIQDNALGEFSELADVLNLNAEEIEQGAVSVPKFRALYLDALFKQSEGIKYNRDTVFKQIVRDVKDVSDSDFEVPASLKPVLRNYQKTGFRWLKTIGAYGFGGILADDMGLGKTLEVISLLLSQKESGAQTTSLVICPSSLVLNWESEIARFAPELKAVAVMGTAAERRDKIAGAAETDVLITSYDLLKRDILYYEDLHFHYEIIDEAQYIKNHNTQNAKSVKVINSAVRFALTGTPVENSLAELWSIYDFLMPGYLYPYRKFREKFEIPIIREQDKKVLERLNKLVSPFILRRLKNDVLKELPEKTETTMYASMEGEQKKLYLANLAKSREDLAGELNDGDFERRKIIILAMLTRLRQICCDPSLVYEDYTAASAKLELCLEILETSLSSGHKVLLFSQFTSMLDIIERELVKREIGFYKITGRTKAQERLRQVNAFNEDDTPVFLISLKAGGTGLNLTGADVVIHYDPWWNLSAQNQATDRAHRIGQTSSVQVYNLIAKDSIEEKIQKMQQAKAALADSIIREGEGAIASMSKDEIIGLFE
- a CDS encoding response regulator transcription factor codes for the protein MKVIVIDDDRLVSASLKTILEADPEIEVVALGNSGAEAIVLYDEHNPDILLMDIRMDGMTGLEAGEQILAKDRGARVLYLTTFLDDEYIIKALKIGAKGYLLKQAFESIVPALKAVYSGQSVFGDEIVTKIPMLLGGETAVDFSAYGISERDLEIIEGVAQGLSNREISETLFLSEGTVRNYISNILDKLELRDRTQLAIFYFNHK
- a CDS encoding histidine kinase, with product MNSLFNRVTLLVCSCALVALGRITIFSVIAFLAAVTVSALNYYFSNRYFKIAAIGVFTIASFYFTDFFFYYPLVYYDAFSKSGIGLFFLAGTALVFNLKSLPFNIGLILIILFGLSGLLRRNEELVNRLNGEYRTLRDTTRENAMLLESKNKDLMEKQDYEINLAILNERNRIAREIHDNVGHLLSRSILQVGALMAVHPGEPLQENLVEIKNTLSQAMDSIRDSVHNLHDESIDCETQICSLIDDFDFCEVALDYGIEGNPTKEQRYAFITIVKEALSNVMRHSDASQVKISLREHPALYQLIIEDNGSTAAGGHSGIGLQNIADRVEALKGNLNIQREHGFHIFISIPKEEPHESNRH
- a CDS encoding ABC transporter ATP-binding protein, coding for MVINVQNLVKRYGELVAVDHLNLQVREGEIFGLLGPNGSGKSTTINCILSLLKYDKGTIEVFGKPMTPTSYALKRDIGIVMQNVAVFNELTVYENINYFCGLYIKDKEERRPLVEEAIRFVGLEDFKRFSPKKLSGGLLRRLNIACGIAHKPKLIILDEPTVAVDPQSRNAILEGIQRLNAAGATIVYTSHYMEEVEQICTRIAIMDKGKTLAMGTKEELKAMIRSAETVHVEIFDLSDVHLRAIEAQDSVSKINYQNNFLEIHYSGGKNNLMQLLNYLQKNGISFGRVTSEEPTLNDVFLEITGKELRD
- a CDS encoding ABC transporter permease is translated as MFSFLYTNRIKCLLRDKALVFWTLLFPMILATLFHFGFSNIFSDHNFKAIPVAVIDNADYQNSESFQETLEAISEDEDPVFKVSLTTDTEKAMEWLSDGTVSGIIAMSDDKPDLTVTESGINQTIIKNVLDQYIRIYHTVADVAQTNPQAFAQGFMDEISSTKDFTAAGSLTDKSLNTLLISYYALLAMACFYGAFLGLQDMVDIQANLSDKAARIAMAPTHKLKLLGINFCATLTIHFIEMLILIAYMVFALGVELGNHIPEILLISLVGSICGITFGTMVGVLVKGGEGLKTGILVAVAMLMSFLSGMMSPDIKYSIRLSAPWAEVINPVAQITDAFYSIYYYDGGPKFYACITILCVFALIFSAITYFITRRQQYASL
- a CDS encoding ABC transporter permease, encoding MQVFKTYFKIIKSNLMQMMIYIVIFIGLAVLFSMMTQTNDSTSFTPRKPVIAVVNHDEDSDLVRGFTDYLNQNADIVPLKDDPSTLKDALFFREVVYIATIPEGFTQGFMAGNNPEIIENTVPDSDFQYQMGQLVNQYFNTAQLYLKGIPDISQAELSKKTAASMDDQTTVTLDQVSIEEGVPSYSYYFNYLTYALLAVLILGISSIMMVFNNQDIKRRNSCAPMRLKSFNAQLAIASTVFSVIVWVCMLVVAFALYDITPENLPLVLLCSVNALLMTFTALGIAFLTGQFIKNYNIQSAVANVVSLGLCFLSGVFVPQYLLGDSVKAIASFTPTYWYIKANDTIIGLKSFSMESLSPVLADMMILVGFIVAIFAVGLMVSRYRQLSRN
- a CDS encoding FmdE family protein; amino-acid sequence: MNDALWIKAVEFHGHECPGLAIGVRVTDAAKEMLHIGSSEDEEIVCVAENDSCSVDAVQALLGCTFGKGNLLYRDTGKQAFSFFNRATGEKVRIYLKSRKKGTMSKSEYQEYLLNAPLDELFDYSMPKFELPEKARIFTTVFCELCGEGAPEHKMHLQEGKIVCEDCFKPYNRGW
- a CDS encoding aldo/keto reductase; the encoded protein is MEYRKLPRGTEKISIIGIGTSSIGQAGDKEAASTAALALENGVNFFDMASADAEPFAAFGRVMEGVREQVYLQIHFGADYQTGKYGWTLDPDAIKRSVEWQLKALKTDYIDFGFIHCIDEAADLERIITGGVLEQIQALKKAGVVRHIGLSSHTPEIAHKMLDSRLIDMLMFSINPGYDYRHGAYAIGSVDERIALYQRCEAEGVGISVMKAFSGGRLLDASLSPFKRALSEYQCIQYALDTPGVLTVLPGVRNSSDMRRILGFLKATPEEKDYSILGSFAPQDAEGVCVYCNHCQPCHEGLDVALINKYYDLSRAGDSLAESHYFNLEKKASDCIACGHCNNRCPFKVDQVARMKAIQNYFGE
- a CDS encoding LarC family nickel insertion protein; protein product: MRTLYLECYSGISGDMFTAALLDLGADRERLLSVLDTIPAEGFQIKIDQVRKAGLDICDFEVILDKQHENHDHDMDYLYGEDNKEQDQHQSEEAHGAHFHHDHSHRGMKEIRAILAQTEMSEKAAATALRIFTILGEAEAEAHGTTLEAVHFHEVGALDSIADIVAASVCMEDLGIDEVVIPVVYEGRGSIRCQHGVLPVPVPAVTCIAEMYGLPLHITEQREGELITPTGAAIAAAIKTNERLPKRFRILKTGIGSGKRSYKTPSLLRAMLIEEINETYVFSGPIG
- the larB gene encoding nickel pincer cofactor biosynthesis protein LarB — translated: MDTREVLKQVKEGSVSIEEAERIFRKAPVEDLGYAELDMHRGIRTGFPEVIYCSGKANKHLLNIFKKLFEQEGEVLGTRASEEQYEMLRSELPEVQYDPISHILKIEKADKKRIGKIAICSAGTADIPVAEEAAQTAEYFGSTVDRIYDIGVSGIHRLLSKLERIQAANCIVTVAGMEGALASVLGGLVDKPVIAVPTSVGYGASMNGLSALLTMINSCANGISVVNIDNGYGAGYIATQINRMGVK
- the sufU gene encoding Fe-S cluster assembly sulfur transfer protein SufU, with amino-acid sequence MANKTFYNEVLTEHNLHPFHRSALENADLVMEGINPSCGDDLWIQLCIKDGRITEGAFQGDGCAISQASADMMLDLVIGKTKDEALRLADLFLRMIKEGITADELEQLEEASVLEDISHMPARVKCAVLAWRTMEAMLKQEQN